Proteins from one Bacteroides zhangwenhongii genomic window:
- a CDS encoding IS110 family RNA-guided transposase, translating to MAGIHFDQVVSRGCGMDIHKKVVVATVQGEGICKETKSFDTFTSSLTQLREWLVSLGITHVAMESTGVYWKPIYNVFEDYIRNIWIVNARHIKNVPGHKTDKNDSEWICQLLMAGLLKPSFIPPREQRELRDLTRYRRKLIETVSANKNRIIRTLEDGNVKLSSVLSDTSGSTATKLIEMLCDGRIPTLADIESVRHKRCLHSAEEMLEACTGYMNSHKIYMLQKIRSCNRRLTEEITEMDRHIKEILSPYEDVIARLSEIPGVQNRTCEELIAEIGLDMGNFPTAAHLCSWAGMCPGNNESAGKKKSGRTSHGDKHVRATLVEAAWAASRTKGTFFMERFNRLAPRKGNKKALIAVGHSLLKCIHYVLSTDGRYKELGDSYVPEKKEKQRKEYLKGELKKLGYHVVLTKKKD from the coding sequence ATGGCAGGGATTCATTTCGATCAGGTTGTATCGCGCGGTTGCGGTATGGACATCCACAAGAAGGTGGTGGTAGCGACGGTCCAAGGCGAAGGGATCTGTAAGGAGACCAAGTCTTTTGACACCTTCACGAGTTCTTTGACACAATTGAGAGAATGGTTGGTATCATTAGGAATCACTCACGTTGCGATGGAGAGCACTGGAGTGTATTGGAAACCGATATACAACGTGTTCGAGGATTACATCCGCAACATCTGGATTGTCAATGCCCGTCACATCAAGAATGTTCCGGGTCACAAGACAGACAAGAACGACAGTGAGTGGATATGCCAGTTGCTAATGGCAGGATTGCTCAAGCCCAGTTTTATTCCCCCTCGTGAGCAGCGCGAGCTTAGGGATCTTACTCGTTACCGCCGCAAGCTGATAGAAACGGTGTCGGCCAACAAGAACCGCATCATCCGTACGCTTGAGGACGGCAATGTCAAGTTGTCCAGCGTTCTGAGCGACACGAGCGGCTCAACTGCGACCAAACTGATAGAAATGCTTTGCGATGGCAGGATTCCGACATTGGCAGACATAGAGTCTGTACGACACAAGCGTTGTCTGCATTCCGCGGAGGAAATGCTTGAGGCATGCACGGGTTATATGAACAGCCACAAGATATACATGCTTCAGAAGATACGTTCATGCAACAGACGGCTCACGGAGGAAATCACGGAGATGGACAGGCATATCAAGGAAATCCTCTCTCCCTACGAAGATGTCATTGCAAGGCTGAGCGAGATACCCGGAGTGCAAAACCGCACCTGCGAGGAACTGATAGCCGAGATTGGTCTTGACATGGGCAACTTTCCTACTGCGGCGCATCTTTGTTCCTGGGCAGGAATGTGTCCAGGCAACAACGAAAGTGCTGGCAAGAAGAAGAGCGGAAGGACGAGCCACGGAGACAAGCATGTAAGGGCTACACTCGTTGAAGCCGCATGGGCTGCCTCACGAACAAAAGGGACGTTCTTCATGGAACGCTTCAACCGACTTGCCCCACGCAAGGGCAACAAAAAGGCGTTGATTGCCGTTGGGCACTCCCTTCTCAAGTGCATACACTATGTGTTGTCAACAGACGGAAGATACAAGGAGCTTGGAGACAGTTATGTGCCTGAGAAGAAAGAGAAGCAACGCAAGGAATACCTGAAAGGTGAGTTAAAGAAACTTGGCTACCATGTAGTCCTGACGAAGAAAAAAGATTAG
- a CDS encoding RagB/SusD family nutrient uptake outer membrane protein has translation MKKYILGLSIAAFTISLSGCADFLEEPVRAQQNLDDYFKSEDECKQQITGCYQSVFFDDWWQIQKFYIASDMCTDDMWMGNTTQDPGEYRDLAHYTGNTYNAGNACQNFWQYRYKGILRSNVAIEQIPKVVFENESLKKRYIAEAKFLRAFHYFELVRNFGGVPLVLGLKLPSEITGIKRATVEDTYAQIEKDLLEAIPDLPKRSEYDAMDLGRATKGAAQGYLAKAYLYQGKYTEAEPLLQEITCRGEFAGGREEYELLSDFGQVWDINQRNSTESLFEVQTNSDVSYNLGIRIPIVCGSRDDSGWAWGLPTSNLERAFQEEKPVRETPEEQLNEDYRLRWTIIKNGATKVYGDANAKNPYVISPNDHKSPRVSRKLYIPVEKRPTPYDAPHIPLNYRLLRYADVLLMYAEVENELGHDDEAKWALNKVRDRVYLAPSTATGTELRNAIRKERRLELALENNRLYDLRRWKDDNGKSAICNVMGPNGTFVAYNKIGYDSDESSNQKENSNKGVNFKEGRDELFPLPPTEITLSGGSIEQNPGY, from the coding sequence ATGAAGAAATATATATTAGGGCTTTCCATAGCCGCTTTTACAATCTCACTTTCCGGCTGTGCCGATTTTCTGGAAGAACCGGTTAGGGCACAACAGAACCTGGATGACTACTTCAAAAGTGAAGATGAATGTAAACAGCAGATTACAGGATGTTATCAGTCTGTCTTTTTTGATGACTGGTGGCAGATACAGAAATTTTATATAGCAAGTGATATGTGTACGGATGATATGTGGATGGGAAACACAACGCAGGATCCCGGAGAATACCGTGACCTTGCCCATTACACCGGAAATACATATAATGCGGGAAATGCTTGTCAGAACTTTTGGCAATATCGTTATAAAGGTATTCTAAGAAGTAATGTTGCGATAGAGCAGATTCCAAAAGTCGTTTTCGAGAATGAAAGTTTGAAAAAAAGATATATTGCGGAGGCTAAATTCCTGAGAGCATTTCATTACTTCGAATTGGTAAGAAACTTTGGAGGTGTACCTTTGGTACTGGGATTGAAATTGCCGAGTGAAATAACGGGTATCAAACGTGCAACTGTGGAAGATACTTATGCGCAGATAGAAAAAGATCTGTTGGAAGCTATTCCTGACTTGCCGAAACGGAGTGAATACGACGCTATGGATTTAGGCCGTGCTACAAAAGGGGCAGCGCAAGGGTATTTGGCGAAAGCTTATCTGTATCAGGGAAAATATACGGAAGCAGAGCCATTATTACAGGAGATTACTTGCAGAGGTGAGTTTGCTGGTGGCAGAGAAGAATATGAATTGTTGAGTGATTTTGGACAAGTATGGGATATAAACCAAAGAAATAGTACCGAATCATTGTTTGAGGTCCAGACTAATAGTGATGTCTCTTATAATTTGGGTATACGTATTCCTATTGTTTGTGGCTCGCGTGATGATAGTGGTTGGGCGTGGGGACTTCCGACAAGCAATTTAGAGAGAGCTTTTCAAGAGGAAAAACCTGTGCGAGAGACACCGGAGGAACAACTTAATGAAGATTACCGTTTGAGATGGACGATTATTAAGAATGGAGCGACAAAGGTTTATGGCGATGCGAATGCTAAAAATCCTTATGTAATATCTCCGAATGATCATAAGTCTCCCCGTGTTTCACGTAAATTATATATACCTGTGGAAAAACGGCCTACTCCCTATGATGCACCTCATATTCCTTTGAATTATCGCTTGTTGCGTTATGCCGATGTATTGTTGATGTATGCGGAAGTGGAGAACGAACTGGGACATGATGATGAGGCTAAATGGGCTTTGAATAAAGTTAGGGATCGTGTATATTTAGCTCCGTCGACGGCTACCGGCACTGAACTTCGCAACGCTATTCGTAAAGAGCGCCGCTTGGAACTGGCGTTGGAAAATAACCGTTTGTATGATTTGCGCCGTTGGAAAGATGATAATGGTAAATCGGCTATTTGTAATGTTATGGGACCGAATGGTACATTTGTTGCCTATAATAAGATTGGTTATGATTCGGATGAAAGCAGTAACCAAAAAGAGAATAGTAATAAAGGTGTCAATTTCAAGGAGGGCAGAGATGAACTTTTCCCCTTGCCTCCAACGGAAATAACCTTGTCGGGTGGAAGTATTGAGCAAAATCCCGGATACTAA
- a CDS encoding SusC/RagA family TonB-linked outer membrane protein, which yields MKKQILLLCLALISLCGYAQNITVKGVVTSAADKEPMIGLTALIKGTTNGTVTDLDGNYTLNNVPKDAIVVFSMIGYKTQEIKVNGRTTINVVMQDDTQALDEVVVIGYGAVKKGDLTSSIAAIKGDELKTLSSGNAMNSLQGKINGVQISSAGGPGTVPRVIIRGVSTVNGSNPLYVVDGMPVGDNINFLDQNDIESMQVLKDASASAIYGTRGSNGVVLITTKKGTKGATKFTFTASAGFQTLEKPDMAKASEYEYVLKSRYINDGNVPMYVGYNGITDAEGTDWWDETMRKTALIHNYNLSFSGGTDKLLYSASIGYFGQDSQYKIGNWQKFTARFSMEYTFNNIVKAGIDFTPKYENWKDTPDLIGSIMAMDPTTPVMRPESEWTDNEYDNYSRSHNSQVWNPVANMARMAKNTDEYGLLATPFINIEPIKGLIFRSQLGLNARFRLYDEFTPTFDIDNLERAETSVAKREMKNWIDWNWTNTLTWIKSFNQKHNLNIMAGYTMERFQHYWLTGSRDGIPTNHELLQYVSAGTKNQQASGTNSYSSLISYLGRVMYNYNDRYYLTASVRVDGSSKFVKGNKYATFPAVSGAWRVTGEEFMKDQHIFDNLKIRAGWGRVGNQSIDDSAYASTVGTTDYVFGQEGNREIGTSVTAIGNTKVQWETVEDFGIGVDMGFLNNRLTVTADWFQKKSHDMLMKRDNLLILGYPMWNGQMWENIGSMKATGWELSIGWEDRQGDFTYGVGLNLSSVKNKAEKLMGQPLYTGGFNGDYIIRNEEGGEISRFYGYVVDGIFQNQTEVNAHTDEHGKIIQPNAVPGDFRFRDLNHDGELDDKDKTYIGSAFPDLMVGLNAHLSYKNIDFLANFYGTFGNDVFNTTLGRYSGAGGENVYAGTYNKVWHGEGTSNFLPRLSVNDSNMNYKRPSSFFVEDGSYMRCKLLQIGYTLPKNWTKGFSLRLSFSAQNPFTITKYSGMDPETASLGTKGNVTESGIDWAGYPNPRTYLFGLNLNF from the coding sequence ATGAAAAAGCAGATATTATTATTGTGTCTCGCATTAATAAGCTTATGTGGCTATGCGCAGAACATTACTGTAAAAGGCGTTGTGACTTCGGCTGCGGATAAGGAGCCGATGATCGGTTTGACAGCCTTGATAAAGGGTACGACAAACGGTACCGTGACCGATTTGGACGGTAACTATACATTGAATAATGTGCCTAAGGACGCAATTGTGGTTTTCTCCATGATTGGATATAAAACACAGGAAATTAAAGTGAACGGACGTACTACAATTAATGTAGTGATGCAAGATGATACGCAAGCATTGGATGAAGTTGTAGTCATCGGTTATGGTGCAGTGAAGAAGGGCGATTTAACCAGCTCCATTGCAGCTATCAAAGGTGACGAACTAAAAACGTTGAGTTCCGGTAATGCAATGAACTCTTTACAGGGGAAAATCAATGGCGTACAAATATCAAGTGCAGGTGGTCCCGGTACAGTTCCCCGCGTCATCATTCGCGGTGTGTCTACAGTCAATGGATCCAATCCGTTGTATGTAGTTGATGGAATGCCGGTAGGAGATAATATAAACTTCCTTGATCAGAATGATATTGAATCGATGCAGGTTTTGAAGGATGCTTCTGCTTCTGCTATTTATGGTACCCGTGGTTCGAATGGTGTTGTTTTGATTACCACCAAGAAAGGAACAAAGGGGGCAACCAAATTCACTTTCACAGCTTCAGCAGGTTTTCAAACATTAGAGAAACCTGATATGGCAAAAGCTTCCGAGTATGAATATGTATTGAAGTCAAGATACATTAATGATGGTAATGTGCCTATGTATGTGGGGTATAATGGCATTACTGATGCTGAAGGAACCGATTGGTGGGATGAGACGATGAGGAAAACGGCATTGATTCACAATTATAATTTAAGTTTCTCCGGTGGAACGGATAAACTTCTTTATTCGGCAAGTATTGGTTATTTCGGACAGGATTCTCAATATAAAATAGGAAATTGGCAAAAGTTTACAGCTCGTTTTAGTATGGAATATACTTTTAACAATATTGTAAAGGCCGGTATTGATTTTACTCCCAAGTATGAAAACTGGAAAGACACTCCCGACTTGATAGGATCTATCATGGCTATGGACCCTACTACTCCGGTGATGCGCCCGGAAAGTGAATGGACGGATAATGAATATGATAATTATTCCCGTTCTCATAACAGCCAAGTCTGGAATCCGGTAGCTAATATGGCACGTATGGCGAAGAATACGGATGAATATGGCTTGTTGGCTACTCCGTTTATCAATATAGAACCGATTAAAGGGTTGATCTTTCGTTCACAATTGGGATTGAATGCTCGTTTCCGTTTATATGATGAATTTACTCCGACATTTGATATTGATAATTTGGAGCGTGCGGAAACCAGCGTGGCAAAAAGGGAAATGAAGAATTGGATAGACTGGAACTGGACAAATACGTTGACATGGATAAAGTCGTTCAATCAGAAACATAATCTGAATATAATGGCAGGTTATACTATGGAGCGTTTCCAACACTATTGGCTGACAGGCTCACGTGACGGAATTCCTACGAATCACGAACTTCTGCAATATGTCAGTGCAGGTACAAAGAATCAGCAGGCTTCCGGAACTAATTCCTACTCTTCATTGATTTCCTATCTGGGACGTGTGATGTACAATTACAACGATCGTTATTACCTTACTGCCTCTGTACGTGTGGATGGTTCTTCTAAATTCGTAAAAGGGAATAAGTATGCAACTTTCCCGGCTGTATCCGGAGCGTGGCGTGTTACTGGTGAAGAGTTTATGAAAGACCAGCATATTTTTGACAATCTGAAAATCCGTGCTGGTTGGGGACGGGTAGGTAATCAGTCTATTGATGATTCGGCTTATGCTTCTACAGTCGGTACAACTGATTATGTGTTCGGTCAGGAAGGTAATCGCGAGATAGGTACAAGTGTAACTGCTATCGGAAATACGAAAGTACAATGGGAAACAGTAGAAGACTTCGGAATCGGAGTGGATATGGGCTTTCTGAATAATCGCTTGACGGTAACGGCAGACTGGTTTCAAAAGAAGTCACATGATATGTTGATGAAGCGTGATAACCTGTTGATATTGGGTTATCCGATGTGGAACGGACAGATGTGGGAGAATATTGGCAGTATGAAAGCTACCGGTTGGGAATTGTCTATCGGTTGGGAAGATCGTCAAGGAGATTTTACTTATGGTGTCGGTTTGAATTTATCTTCTGTAAAGAACAAGGCCGAAAAACTGATGGGACAACCTCTTTATACGGGTGGATTTAATGGTGATTATATTATTCGTAACGAAGAAGGCGGAGAAATCAGCCGCTTCTATGGATATGTTGTAGATGGGATCTTTCAGAATCAGACGGAGGTCAATGCGCATACCGATGAACATGGAAAAATAATTCAGCCTAATGCCGTACCGGGTGATTTCCGTTTCAGGGATCTTAACCATGACGGTGAGCTGGATGATAAAGATAAAACTTATATTGGTTCTGCTTTCCCTGATCTGATGGTAGGTCTGAATGCTCATCTTTCTTACAAGAACATTGATTTCCTGGCTAATTTTTATGGTACTTTTGGAAATGATGTATTCAACACTACGTTGGGACGTTATTCCGGTGCCGGAGGAGAGAATGTATATGCGGGAACTTATAATAAAGTTTGGCACGGAGAGGGAACGAGTAATTTCTTACCTCGTTTGTCTGTGAATGATTCGAATATGAACTACAAGCGTCCGTCTAGTTTCTTTGTTGAAGATGGTTCTTATATGCGTTGTAAACTTTTGCAGATAGGCTACACCCTGCCCAAGAATTGGACGAAGGGATTCAGCTTGAGGCTATCATTCTCCGCACAGAATCCGTTTACAATTACAAAATACTCCGGTATGGATCCAGAAACCGCCTCATTAGGAACGAAAGGTAATGTGACGGAATCCGGTATCGACTGGGCAGGCTATCCGAATCCTCGTACTTATCTGTTCGGACTGAATCTAAATTTCTAA
- the rhuM gene encoding RhuM family protein — translation MDNRGKIVIYQTKDGKTSIDVKLENETVWLTQAQMADLFQKDRTVIGRHINNVYREGELERDITCAKFAHMGSDNDQQYETAVYNLDVIISVGYRVKSQRGTQFRIWANKILKDYLIKGYAINQQVKAAQLEDLKSTVRLLSNVIEHKQLTLDEANGLLRVITDYTYGLDTLDKYDYQQLEVDSTTPTEEFRATYEEAMEAIHLLQKKFGSSDLFGNEKDQSFKSSINTIYQTFGGEELYPSIEEKAAMLFYLVVKNHSFSDGNKRIAAFLFLWFLEKNGILYKSDGSKLIGNNTLVALTLMIAESRTEEKDVMVKVVINLINKNN, via the coding sequence ATGGACAATAGAGGAAAAATTGTCATTTATCAGACAAAGGATGGGAAAACTTCCATTGATGTGAAGTTGGAGAATGAGACGGTGTGGCTGACACAGGCGCAAATGGCAGACTTATTCCAGAAGGATAGGACTGTCATCGGTAGACATATAAATAATGTATATCGGGAAGGAGAGTTGGAGCGTGATATCACGTGTGCAAAATTTGCACATATGGGTAGCGATAATGACCAGCAATATGAGACAGCCGTTTATAATCTGGATGTAATCATCTCTGTCGGCTACCGTGTAAAGTCGCAACGCGGCACCCAATTCCGTATCTGGGCGAACAAAATCCTGAAGGACTATCTGATTAAGGGTTACGCCATTAATCAGCAGGTCAAAGCTGCCCAACTGGAAGACTTGAAGAGTACCGTACGTCTTCTTTCTAACGTCATCGAACACAAACAATTGACGCTGGATGAGGCCAATGGACTCTTGCGTGTGATTACCGATTACACTTACGGTCTGGACACGCTTGATAAATACGATTACCAGCAATTGGAAGTAGACTCCACGACTCCTACTGAAGAATTTCGTGCCACCTATGAAGAAGCAATGGAAGCCATTCACCTTTTGCAGAAAAAGTTCGGAAGTAGTGACTTGTTTGGAAATGAAAAGGATCAGTCGTTCAAAAGCTCTATCAACACCATTTATCAGACATTCGGTGGAGAGGAACTTTATCCAAGCATTGAAGAAAAAGCCGCAATGCTTTTCTATCTTGTCGTGAAGAATCACTCGTTTAGTGACGGTAACAAGCGTATTGCCGCTTTTCTGTTCCTTTGGTTTCTGGAGAAGAACGGTATACTGTATAAATCTGATGGTTCGAAGTTAATCGGTAACAATACGCTCGTAGCACTTACGTTAATGATTGCTGAAAGCCGGACGGAAGAAAAGGACGTGATGGTGAAGGTAGTAATCAATTTGATTAATAAGAATAATTGA
- a CDS encoding glycoside hydrolase family 30 protein, translating into MKSKVFLASLGFFYMSMAGGCSQSATDVSYQIETDRPCQTMTYFGASDAWSMQFIGLWPEEKQNQIADWLFSTENDANGQPKGIGLSLWRFNVGAGSAEQGDDSQIASPWMRAECFLQPDGTYNWSKQQGQRNFLKLAKERGVDKFLAFLNSPPVYYTQNGLATNTGRGGTANLKPDCYEKYVRFLADVVQGVEQHDGIKFNYICPFNEPDGHWNWVGPKQEGCPATNREIARTVRLLSREFVNRNMDTQILVSESSDYRCMFRTHETDWQRGYQIQAFFCPDSVDTYLGDTPNVPRLMLGHSYWTTTPLSELRNIRSQLRDTLDKHDVDFWQTETCIMGNDEEIGGGNGFDRTMKTALYVARIIHHDIVYAGAKSWQWWRAIGGDYKDGLIREYTTDDNFLDGRVEDSKLMWALGNYSRFIRPGAVRLSVSAFDQTNTFIPDGDTDQQGLMCSAYKNVDGTYVIVVINYANEEKEFSIHKEKVGNAQWQVYRTSDKEGENLLPVGKVKSGKIVHIPARSIITLQSN; encoded by the coding sequence ATGAAAAGTAAAGTGTTCTTGGCCTCTTTAGGCTTCTTCTACATGAGTATGGCAGGCGGGTGTTCCCAGTCTGCCACTGATGTTAGCTATCAGATAGAAACAGACCGTCCTTGTCAGACAATGACTTATTTCGGCGCTTCCGACGCCTGGAGTATGCAGTTCATCGGACTTTGGCCGGAGGAAAAGCAGAATCAGATAGCCGACTGGCTGTTCAGTACGGAGAATGATGCGAATGGACAGCCCAAAGGTATCGGTTTGTCTCTTTGGCGTTTTAATGTCGGTGCAGGCAGTGCGGAACAAGGTGACGACAGTCAGATTGCTTCTCCTTGGATGCGTGCCGAATGTTTCTTGCAACCGGACGGGACCTACAATTGGAGCAAGCAACAGGGGCAACGTAACTTCCTGAAGTTGGCGAAGGAGCGTGGAGTCGATAAATTTCTGGCTTTCCTCAATTCTCCTCCCGTCTATTATACGCAGAACGGCTTGGCTACAAACACGGGGCGCGGTGGTACGGCAAATCTGAAACCGGACTGTTATGAAAAGTACGTCCGTTTTCTGGCCGATGTAGTGCAGGGGGTAGAGCAACACGATGGTATCAAGTTCAACTACATCTGTCCTTTCAACGAACCGGACGGACACTGGAACTGGGTAGGACCGAAACAGGAAGGTTGTCCGGCAACGAACAGGGAAATAGCCCGTACTGTCCGTCTGTTGAGCCGGGAATTTGTGAACCGGAATATGGATACGCAGATTTTGGTAAGTGAATCTTCCGATTACCGTTGTATGTTCCGTACGCACGAGACAGATTGGCAACGTGGTTATCAGATTCAGGCTTTCTTCTGTCCGGACAGTGTGGACACATATTTGGGTGATACTCCGAACGTTCCCCGACTAATGCTGGGACATAGCTATTGGACAACGACTCCTTTGAGTGAGTTACGCAATATCCGCAGTCAGTTGCGGGATACATTAGACAAACACGATGTTGACTTCTGGCAGACGGAGACTTGCATCATGGGCAATGATGAAGAAATCGGAGGAGGAAATGGATTCGACCGTACGATGAAGACAGCTCTTTATGTCGCCCGTATCATTCACCATGATATTGTATATGCCGGTGCAAAGAGCTGGCAATGGTGGCGTGCCATTGGCGGTGATTACAAAGACGGACTGATTCGTGAATATACTACGGACGATAATTTCTTGGATGGCAGAGTGGAAGATTCCAAACTGATGTGGGCTCTAGGCAATTACAGCCGTTTTATCCGTCCGGGAGCAGTCCGGTTATCCGTTTCAGCTTTCGATCAAACAAACACTTTCATTCCCGATGGCGACACTGACCAGCAAGGATTGATGTGTTCTGCTTACAAAAACGTGGATGGAACGTATGTGATAGTCGTTATAAACTATGCCAATGAAGAGAAAGAGTTTTCTATTCATAAAGAAAAAGTCGGGAATGCACAATGGCAGGTTTATCGTACTTCGGATAAAGAAGGAGAGAATTTGCTACCGGTAGGAAAAGTGAAGAGTGGAAAGATCGTTCATATTCCGGCACGTTCTATAATAACACTTCAGAGCAACTAA
- a CDS encoding glycoside hydrolase, which translates to MKNKYILLGLSYLAALCSCSDDKAFEPDYLPKITSDHAMTSTVNVANKHQVIDGFASSDAWTMDYIGKYWSNNAKEGIAKLLFSQKVERGNPEGIGLSMWRVNLGGGTAEQGEASGITDKTRRVECFLTQNGTYDWNKSSGQQYFMQKAKEYGCNNFVLFSNTPPVQFTVNGKGSGDWWNNNLREDCFDDFADFLATVAKHFSDNGYNISYISPLNEPQYSWGGDGQEGCSWQHVHVAKMARALNESLKTKGPENTMMLLAEAAKVPYLYTTDDSWADRANVIPTYFKSDSEHYLGDLERMPKLICAHSYWWDKTWDVLFDSRTKARAEADKYGLKLYQTEWSMLGEGYEDYENYDQATYMDLALSMAKVLHHDLVTASMNSWAYWTTASQEVYSQKSRFYMIRLIPTGGDYGNIADGGTYESSKNLWVLGNYSLFVRPGYYRVDLNIPEGDKKFFGSAYISPEEDKLVVVYTNINDESIQMETSIEGLNKQVVSMRQYVTSSTSDLNEVDEYLKGYIPAKSVVTMVYDLK; encoded by the coding sequence ATGAAAAATAAATATATCCTTTTAGGACTTTCGTACTTGGCTGCTCTGTGTTCATGCAGTGACGACAAGGCTTTTGAACCAGATTATCTTCCGAAGATAACTTCGGACCATGCGATGACATCAACGGTAAATGTTGCCAACAAACATCAGGTTATTGATGGATTTGCTTCTTCTGACGCTTGGACGATGGATTATATCGGTAAATATTGGAGTAATAATGCTAAGGAAGGCATTGCTAAACTTCTTTTCTCTCAAAAGGTAGAAAGGGGAAACCCGGAAGGTATTGGTCTTTCCATGTGGCGCGTAAATTTAGGTGGTGGTACTGCCGAGCAGGGCGAAGCTAGCGGAATTACGGATAAGACTCGAAGAGTGGAATGTTTCCTGACGCAGAATGGTACGTATGATTGGAATAAATCTAGTGGGCAGCAGTACTTTATGCAGAAAGCAAAAGAATATGGTTGTAATAATTTCGTATTGTTTAGTAATACTCCTCCCGTACAGTTTACTGTCAACGGTAAAGGGTCGGGTGATTGGTGGAACAATAATTTAAGAGAAGATTGTTTTGATGATTTTGCTGATTTCTTGGCCACTGTGGCTAAACATTTCTCTGATAATGGATACAATATCTCATATATAAGTCCATTGAACGAACCACAGTATTCATGGGGAGGAGATGGTCAGGAGGGATGTTCTTGGCAACATGTACATGTGGCAAAGATGGCTAGAGCGTTGAATGAGAGTCTGAAGACAAAAGGGCCTGAAAATACGATGATGTTATTGGCGGAAGCTGCCAAGGTTCCTTATCTTTATACTACTGATGACAGTTGGGCAGATCGCGCGAATGTTATTCCAACTTATTTTAAGTCAGATTCAGAACATTATCTTGGCGACTTGGAACGTATGCCTAAGTTGATTTGCGCTCATAGTTATTGGTGGGATAAAACATGGGATGTGTTGTTTGATTCACGCACGAAAGCCCGTGCTGAGGCGGATAAATATGGGTTGAAACTTTATCAGACGGAATGGAGTATGTTGGGCGAAGGATATGAAGATTACGAAAATTATGATCAAGCAACTTATATGGATTTGGCTTTGAGTATGGCTAAAGTGCTGCACCATGATTTGGTAACGGCAAGTATGAATTCTTGGGCATATTGGACAACAGCCTCACAGGAAGTTTATAGCCAGAAAAGCCGTTTTTACATGATTCGTTTGATTCCGACCGGAGGAGATTATGGTAATATTGCTGATGGTGGAACTTATGAGTCTAGCAAGAACCTGTGGGTGTTGGGTAATTATAGTCTCTTCGTTCGTCCGGGGTATTATCGGGTAGATTTGAATATCCCTGAAGGAGATAAAAAATTCTTTGGTTCTGCTTATATCTCTCCTGAGGAAGATAAGTTGGTAGTGGTATATACTAACATAAATGATGAATCTATACAAATGGAAACATCTATCGAAGGATTGAATAAACAAGTGGTTTCCATGAGACAATATGTAACATCAAGTACGAGTGATTTGAATGAGGTAGATGAATATTTGAAAGGATATATTCCGGCTAAATCGGTTGTCACAATGGTTTACGATTTGAAATAG